In Anabas testudineus chromosome 12, fAnaTes1.2, whole genome shotgun sequence, one genomic interval encodes:
- the LOC113158306 gene encoding uncharacterized protein LOC113158306 encodes MGKPLSRPGCFRKSSCCLEKHGAGDGGVGGRDGGLEGGYGDGYIPQRSIYDTVCINQQIDSHHPHRGGCIWRDGGGEGSFSYSTSGSLRVSRAPGDMFDAQPRSLTPNPSFVRRLDERAIYDLLKLGGQDADGGGCHSPGRFNRSVSPSVSSFSAPGVSSSSTKKHHHHHHHHHGDSTKSNDGRHSWKVLTPPKHLECLELTTTEMMDRGGGYLNPGHYPPPGGQSSSLTSPLISPFSGSPLSSGYHTPVFFSPSKPRPSQTQSLRCSPPHVIQPRHYSQTQSLRLSPPHELRRSPYRAPLVQLSAHDLEQDLRDRGGGWGRSEREREWEREREREMEREWAQSEWERERERGRLERERAREREKRETATFGTFGYGRPVPLRSDRDSVFLESDQVLDTTPLLLPQPSPSPSPNAAPRMGTCAVGRNRAGSKVGHEGGGGGIVSKFDSGNVGLVLVDSKSGPRLISEIGAANMSEAGIQEHHRAENWNKYDNGSRASIKNGSEKRMGSQVKTRPGGRDLEGKVQSGIELENMGPAVKEGHRGGGTRSTEKTGHGPAKPEPIPEAVPSTVTETENRVGSRDKNEIGDRSGPGIKIQEEVEVKTSSKQVTNRTGTETEVAAKVNSDVSSVESRVEAKVETEVKPVSTSEHEAVSEAAVSNKSNIDTEVVSEAPNSTKTTDEAQLSVGAADKPEVAPEDQTDTKPLVTDKTESSHKEKSSRSQKSKSSKSSSRTRPGTATGLRPGVVSPRLKRGLEDLQPTGPAEGIESTWPRRIIVRKRTVRQGGALHNLPILPPLPSVLSALEKRRPHAHLHPRPGHFSENPLTTIVNSTSIVGRCSLKEPSHPETAQGTSLVGRASLKEQNLEHWRICREQEEPRRSRSKEKQGEQSKEKTGREGIKGKEEKKEKERREEKDKKEEKLGKENENVIVGQVLVEETRQETRMVEENVQENINRSKDVKIQKDVEIILEKMEGKVQEQHEQAMEDVVAKLQKEEGEVEVGEGRTLGEEGDMKSWDAVLEMVNTLWDDGWEQGGAGGGDDTDSFSGSLQRWPLLRPPVGFGGSHPPSSAASELSLTELERRARELDSDLEHLDLSQPHTDTQDLYQTLPDPQRERGDMYQTHPGTQRDKAALLTGVGSRSQVSLELSATACPATNTDRPSADWSTKSAGTSTVGTSSTKEDSSPDSNLTLESDSSGIFLSLSNQSQEEAGSDSDQPISGSDLGSSSTSLEKDGDDGLKEWGREESAELQWCYPSLLNTPSQNVEGEGEKEEAEYERMEGDEVRSKDDNGREGCKIGIHTDIEGSPTLSNPQSEEIPPRKRVTLMGRNSPLPLSPTKKAFKHLLDPNQKPIRSSGLDCGDLDPFVQSDSFVYLAVSARPGSQGEVTTMTEAPTDTKHDNGKQHLDSIKTHFQSNTEQDAKLSHLAPQKPEEGDFLCTDSFVYLAAPACLLLGPAGTTSYSGRESDSESSGSGPVDLSLLGCGSVAGDSDWDSDLSDSDPSRSSRISATGNKSAGAARSKRLSAEPGWDLFGETTEPEVLSELFTEQDRNNNGKASKVTGKVTTSMAATSGIPMATQPASTPVRAATIGEQSSTKKVTWQFKPAQRSVCTGSRKEKEKEVTSSSLVTFTEVGGGKTRRPSPSSSSSSSSSPSSSSSG; translated from the exons ATGGGCAAGCCACTAAGCCGTCCTGGATGTTTCAGGAAGAGCTCCTGCTGCCTGGAGAAACATGGAGCTGGGGATGGGGGAGTGGGAGGACGAGATGGGGGACTTGAAGGGGGATATGGAGATGGCTACATACCTCAGAGATCCATCTATGATACCGTGTGCATCAATCAACAGATTGATAGCCATCATCCCCACCGTGGAGGTTGCATATGGCGAGATGGTGGAGGTGAGGGAAGTTTTAGCTACTCTACAAGTGGCTCACTCAGAGTAAGCAGGGCTCCAGGTGACATGTTTGACGCACAGCCCCGCTCTTTAACTCCAAACCCCTCATTTGTGCGGCGCCTGGATGAAAGAGCCATCTATGATTTATTGAAGCTTGGCGGTCAGGATGCTGATGGTGGAGGTTGCCATTCTCCAGGACGTTTTAATCGATCagtttctccctctgtgtcctCATTCTCTGCCCCAGGAGTGTCCTCTTCCTCAACCAAGAaacatcaccatcaccaccatcatcaccatggAGATAGCACAAAGAGCAATGATGGAAGACATTCTTGGAAAGTCCTGACACCTCCAAAACACCTGGAATGTCTGGAGCTTACTACAACTGAAATGATGGACAGAGGAGGTGGATATCTTAACCCAGGACACTACCCTCCACCTGGGGGCCAGTCATCCTCCCTTACTTCCCCCCTCATTTCCCCCTTCTCCGGCTCACCTCTTTCTTCAGGGTACCATACTCCAGTATTTTTCTCCCCCTCCAAACCACGCCCCAGTCAGACACAGAGCTTGCGCTGTTCCCCTCCCCATGTCATTCAGCCGAGGCATTACTCCCAGACCCAGAGCCTTAGGCTGTCACCACCTCATGAGCTTAGACGTTCACCCTACCGTGCCCCACTAGTCCAGCTATCCGCTCATGACCTCGAGCAGGACTTGAGGGATCGAGGAGGAGGGTGGGGCCGCAgcgaaagagaaagagagtgggagagagagagagaaagggagatgGAGCGAGAATGGGCCCAAAGCGAGTGGGAAAGAGAGCGGGAGAGGGGGAGGCTGGAaagggagagagcgagagaaagagagaaaagggaaacagCAACTTTTGGGACATTTGGGTATGGCCGGCCAGTTCCTCTGCGTTCAGACAGAGACTCTGTGTTCTTAGAGTCTGACCAGGTCTTAGACACAACACCTCTGTTACTCCCCCAACCCTCACCTTCACCATCCCCCAATGCTGCCCCCAGAATGGGCACTTGCGCTGTGGGGAGGAACAGAGCAGGTTCAAAGGTTGGCCatgaaggtggaggtggggggatTGTTTCTAAGTTTGACAGTGGGAATGTAGGGTTGGTGTTAGTTGACAGTAAATCTGGGCCAAGGTTAATAAGTGAAATTGGAGCTGCAAACATGTCAGAGGCTGGAATACAAGAacaccacagagctgaaaattGGAACAAATATGATAATGGATCCAGGGCTAGCATTAAAAATGGATCTGAAAAACGAATGGGTTCCCAAGTGAAAACAAGACCAGGGGGACGAGATTTGGAAGGAAAAGTGCAATCAGGCATAGAGTTAGAAAATATGGGTCCAGCTGTGAAGGAAGGACACAGGGGAGGAGGAACAAGGAGTACAGAAAAAACTGGACACGGTCCGGCTAAACCAGAACCTATTCCTGAGGCTGTACCTTCAACTGTGACTGAGACTGAGAACAGGGTTGGATCTAGAGACAAAAATGAGATTGGAGATCGATCTGGTCCAGGAATTAAAATCCAGGAAGAGGTCGAGGTTAAAACTAGTTCAAAGCAAGTGACAAATAGGActggaacagaaactgaagTTGCAGCTAAAGTTAATAGTGATGTTAGTTCCGTAGAGTCCAGAGTAGAAGCTAAAGTTGAGACAGAAGTTAAGCCTGTTTCTACATCTGAACATGAGGCAGTATCAGAAGCTGCGGTTAGTAATAAGAGTAACATAGACACAGAGGTTGTCAGCGAAGCCCCTAACAGCACTAAGACTACAGATGAAGCTCAGCTAAGTGTTGGGGCGGCAGACAAACCTGAGGTTGCCCCTGAAGATCAGACCGACACAAAGCCTTTGGTCACTGATAAGACTGAATCCAGCCACAAAGAGAAGTCTTCCAGATCCCAGAAGTCTAAATCATCTAAGTCCAGTTCCAGGACTCGACCTGGGACAGCCACGGGACTACGACCAGGTGTGGTCAGTCCACGACTAAAAAGAGGCCTTGAAGACCTTCAACCAACAGGCCCCGCTGAAGGCATAGAGTCCACCTGGCCTCGCCGAATTATTGTCAGAAAAAGAACTGTGCGGCAGGGTGGGGCACTACACAACCTACCTATTCTCCCTCCACTCCCTTCTGTCCTGTCAGCATTGGAGAAGAGGCGTCCACATGCCCACCTCCACCCCCGTCCAGGCCACTTCTCAGAGAACCCACTAACAACCATAGTGAACTCTACAAGTATTGTAGGCCGATGCTCACTGAAAGAGCCCTCCCATCCAGAAACAGCACAGGGAACCAGTTTAGTAGGAAGGGCTTCCCTGAAGGAGCAGAACTTGGAGCACTGGAGGATTtgcagagagcaggaagaacCCAGAAGGTCCCGGAGCAAGGAGAAACAAGGAGAGCAGAGTAAGGAGAAGACTGGGAGAGAGGGGATAAagggaaaggaagaaaagaaagagaaagagagaagagaagagaaagacaaaaaggaggagaaactgGGCAAGGAGAATGAGAATGTTATTGTTGGCCAGGTGCTGGTTGAAGAAACCAGACAAGAAACAAGGATGGTTGAAGAAAATGTCcaagaaaatataaatagaagtaaggatgtaaaaatacagaaggATGTAGAAATAATCTTAGAAAAGATGGAGGGTAAAGTCCAAGAGCAACATGAACAAGCAATGGAGGACGTGGTGGCTAAATTACAGaaagaagaaggtgaagtggAGGTAGGAGAAGGAAGGACACTTGGTGAGGAAGGGGACATGAAAAGTTGGGATGCTGTTCTTGAGATGGTCAACACATTGTGGGATGATGGCTGGGAGCAaggtggagcaggaggaggggatGATACAGATTCTTTCTCAGGCTCCCTGCAACGTTGGCCTCTCCTAAGACCTCCAGTTGGCTTTGGGGGCTCTCACCCCCCCTCCTCTGCAGCCTCGGAACTCAGCTTAACGGAGTTAGAAAGAAGAGCAAGGGAGCTGGACTCTGACCTTGAGCACCTAGACCTGTCTCAGCCCCATACAGACACCCAGGATTTGTACCAAACACTGCCTGATCCACAGAGGGAACGAGGTGACATGTACCAAACACACCCTGGGACACAGAGGGATAAAGCTGCTCTCTTGACAG GAGTGGGGAGCAGATCCCAGGTCAGTTTGGAGCTCAGTGCTACGGCCTGTCCAgctacaaacacagacagacctTCTGCTGACTGGTCAACTAAATCTGCTGGGACGTCCACTGTTGGCACAAG CTCCACTAAGGAGGACAGCTCTCCAGACTCCAATCTAACGCTAGAGTCTGACTCCAGTGGCATCTTCCTGTCCTTATCCAATCAGAGCCAGGAGGAAGCTGGCTCTGACAGTGACCAGCCAATCAGTGGCTCCGACCtaggcagcagcagcacatcacTGGAGAAAGATGGGGACGATGGGTTAAAGGAATggggaagagaggagagtgCAGAGCTACAGTGGTGCTACCCATCTCTCCTCAACACTCCCTCCCAAAATGTAGAAGGAGAAGGtgaaaaagaggaagcagaatatgaaaggatggagggagatgaAGTGAGAAGCAAAGATGACAATGGAAGGGAAGGATGTAAAATAGGAATACATACAGACATCGAGGGCTCCCCGACTCTGAGTAACCCACAAAGTGAAGAAATACCACCCAGGAAAAGAGTGACCCTCATGGGAAGAAACTCTCCACTTCCTCTGTCTCCCACTAAAAAAGCATTCAAACACCTTCTAGATCCTAATCAGAAGCCAATCAGAAGCTCCGGACTGGACTGTGGTGATTTAGATCCATTTGTCCAATCAGACAGCTTTGTTTACCTTGCTGTGTCTGCAAGACCTGGCTCCCAGGGTGAAGTCACCACAATGACCGAAGCTCCCACTGACACCAAACACGACAATGGAAAGCAACATTTGGAtagcataaaaacacacttccAGTCAAACACAGAACAGGATGCCAAGCTGAGTCATCTTGCCCCACAGAAACCAGAGGAAGGAGATTTTCTGTGCACTGATAGCTTTGTCTACCTAGCTGCTCCAGCCTGCCTGCTGCTGGGTCCTGCAGGGACCACATCCTACAGTGGCAG AGAGTCAGACTCGGAAAGTTCGGGCTCTGGTCCTGTTGATCTGTCATTACTGGGTTGTGGCTCAGTGGCAGGGGATAGTGACTGGGACTCAGATCTATCAGATTCTGATCCCAGTCGCTCCTCAAGAATCTCTGCAACTGGTAACAAATCTGCTGGTGCTGCACGATCCAAACGGCTATCTGCCGAGCCTGGCTGGGATTTGTTTGGGGAGACCACTGAGCCAGAAGTGCTAAGCGAGCTCTTTACGGAACAGGACCGAAACAACAATGGGAAAGCAAGTAAGGTTACTGGGAAGGTTACCACCAGCATGGCAGCAACATCAGGCATTCCCATGGCTACTCAGCCTGCCTCTACACCGGTGAGGGCAGCAACAATAGGGGAGCAGTCATCAACGAAGAAGGTGACGTGGCAGTTTAAACCAGCCCAGAGGTCAGTCTGCACAGGAagcagaaaggagaaagagaaggaggtaACATCATCATCGCTGGTAACATTCACAGAAGTGGGAGGAGGCAAGACCCGAAGACCCTCTCCTTCATCTTCATCGTCTTCATCATCGTCACCGTCGTCATCATCTTCTGGTTAA